The following coding sequences lie in one Nerophis lumbriciformis linkage group LG02, RoL_Nlum_v2.1, whole genome shotgun sequence genomic window:
- the flrt3 gene encoding leucine-rich repeat transmembrane protein FLRT3, protein MMHQCKAFILSLIRVGLLLGLANPLVTSASCPSACRCDETFIYCNDRGLTSIPTGLPLDATVLFLQNNRIKSSGIPTELRRLTNVEKIYLYCNNLDEFPTNLPFGLKELHLQENNIRMITHESLAQIPFIEELHLDDNSVSAVSIEEGAFRDSNHLRLLFLSRNHLSTIPSGLPMSIEELRFEDNRISSISEQSLQDLINLKRLILDGNLLNNRGVGEMAFINLINLTELSLVRNSLTSPPANLPGTSLEKLQLQDNHINRVPPGAFAFLRQLYRLDLSGNNLSSLPQGVFEDLDNLTQLLLRNNPWQCTCRMKWVRDWLRSLPSKVNVRGFMCQGPDKVKGMALKDLTTDMFDCTDSELPTYETSTVSNTVRPSQPQWPLFVTKRPAVKGPNLGKNYHGTTTSIGRKIITISVKSSSADTIHISWRVSQPMTALRLSWLKLGHSPAFGSITETIVQGERTEYLLTALEPESSYRICMVPMETSNIYLSDETPVCIETETGTHKSYKPTTTLNREQEKEPYKNSSLPLAAIIGGAVALLAIIMLALVCWYVHRNGSLFSRNCTYNKGRRRKDDYAEAGTKKDTSILEIRETSFQMIPINHLPVSKEEFVIHTIFPPNGLTLYKSPHSENNINNRSYRDSGIPDSDYSHS, encoded by the coding sequence ATGATGCATCAATGCAAGGCCTTTATCCTCTCCCTCATCAGGGTCGGACTGCTGCTGGGTCTCGCTAACCCACTGGTGACCTCTGCCTCATGTCCCTCTGCATGCCGCTGTGATGAGACCTTCATCTACTGTAATGACCGTGGTCTGACTTCCATTCCTACTGGTTTACCTCTGGATGCAACAGTGCTCTTCCTGCAAAACAATCGCATAAAGAGCTCAGGAATTCCCACAGAGCTCCGCAGGCTCACAAATGTAGAGAAGATCTACCTTTACTGCAACAATCTAGATGAGTTTCCCACTAACCTTCCCTTTGGACTTAAGGAGCTCCATCTCCAGGAGAACAACATTCGCATGATTACACACGAGTCTTTAGCCCAGATCCCCTTTATTGAGGAACTACACTTGGATGACAATTCTGTGTCAGCGGTCAGCATTGAGGAAGGGGCTTTCAGAGACAGTAATCACCTTAGATTGCTTTTTCTCTCGCGAAACCATTTAAGTACTATCCCTTCGGGCCTACCTATGAGCATTGAGGAGTTGCGCTTTGAAGACAATCGCATCTCATCAATCTCAGAACAGTCACTGCAAGATCTCATCAACCTGAAACGGCTAATCTTGGATGGTAACCTGCTCAATAATCGTGGGGTTGGGGAGATGGCTTTCATCAACTTGATTAACCTGACTGAGCTCTCACTCGTGAGGAACTCCCTGACATCACCACCAGCTAACCTGCCGGGCACAAGTTTGGAGAAGCTTCAGCTTCAAGATAATCACATTAATCGAGTTCCACCTGGAGCGTTTGCCTTCCTGAGACAACTGTATCGTTTGGACTTGTCTGGTAACAACCTGAGTAGCCTCCCACAGGGTGTATTTGAAGATCTGGACAATCTCACACAGCTTTTGCTACGCAACAACCCCTGGCAATGTACTTGCAGGATGAAATGGGTACGTGACTGGCTCCGGTCGTTACCGTCAAAAGTGAATGTACGAGGCTTCATGTGCCAAGGCCCTGATAAGGTCAAAGGCATGGCACTCAAAGACTTAACTACAGACATGTTTGACTGCACAGATTCAGAACTTCCTACGTATGAGACGAGCACAGTCTCCAACACTGTGCGCCCCTCACAGCCACAGTGGCCCTTATTTGTGACCAAAAGACCTGCAGTAAAAGGACCAAATTTGGGCAAAAATTACCACGGCACCACCACCTCAATAGGAAGGAAGATCATCACAATCAGTGTGAAGTCAAGCAGCGCAGATACAATTCACATTTCCTGGAGGGTATCACAGCCCATGACTGCCCTGCGGCTCAGCTGGCTCAAGCTGGGACACAGCCCTGCATTCGGCTCCATCACAGAGACAATTGTGCAAGGGGAGAGGACTGAATACCTGCTCACTGCACTGGAGCCAGAGTCTTCCTATAGGATATGTATGGTTCCCATGGAGACCAGCAACATCTACTTGTCAGACGAGACCCCCGTTTGCATTGAGACCGAGACTGGCACTCATAAATCCTACAAACCAACCACTACTTTAAATAGAGAGCAGGAGAAAGAGCCTTACAAAAATTCCAGTCTGCCTTTGGCTGCCATCATTGGAGGGGCTGTTGCACTTTTGGCAATCATCATGTTGGCATTGGTGTGCTGGTACGTCCACAGAAATGGGTCACTTTTTTCCAGGAACTGCACCTATAACAAAGGTCGCCGGAGAAAAGATGACTATGCCGAGGCAGGCACAAAGAAGGACACCTCAATTCTAGAAATAAGAGAAACTTCTTTTCAAATGATTCCTATAAATCACCTGCCTGTGTCCAAGGAGGAATTTGTGATACACACAATATTTCCACCAAATGGCCTGACTTTATACAAGAGCCCACACAGCGAGAACAATATTAACAACAGGAGCTACAGAGACAGTGGAATACCAGATTCAGATTATTCCCattcatga